TACGGGCCCACCCTCGCCACGCAGCTGCTGGCCCTGGCACGCGATCTGCTGCCGCTGGAGGCCGACGGCGTGGCCGTGCGGATCCTGCTGCACCCGGAGGAAGTGCGCGGCATGCATCCCTATGCAGACCAGCCGCTGCGCCAGCGCTGCCAACCTCCGCCGCACGCGATCCTGCAATCCGGTGGGCCTCCGGCGCTGGTGGTGGGTTTCTGCTCGACCGCGTTGCTGCACGCCGCCTGCCGCGGCCACTATGTGATCGGCATGGCCTGGCCCGCGTCCGCCTCCCATGATGCGTTGGCGGTCGGGCGGCCGCTGCAACAGGCCGCCGATGCCGACGCGCTGTTCGCGCTGATCGGTGCGCTGCGCCGCGATGCGGGTGCGCGGGTGCGATTCGCTGCGCAGCAACGGCACTGGTTGCAGCAGACCTTCGTCGCCGATGCCCGGTGGCCGCAACGCCTGGCAGCGGCATCATGAAGCGTGCGTACCTGCTGCTGGCGGTGCTGTTATGGGTCCACCTGGGGGATCTGCTGGTCGCGTGGCTTTACCACGGCGGCGCGCTGCCGGCTGCCGCCATGCTGCGGCCGTTGCGGGATGGCACGCTCATCGTGCTGGCCGGCATCGCGCTGGTGACGGTGCGCATGCCACGTGCGTTGTTGACAATGATCCTGATGTTCGGGCTGATCGCGCTCGCCTATGCACCGGTCGGATACGCGCATGGATTGCCGCTCGGCATCGTCATCGGCTCGCTTGGAACGCTCCTGCTACCGATGTTGCTGGTGCTCGCCGGTTACTGGTGCATGCCGCATCGGGCGGACTTCCGACAAGCAGCCCGCTGGTTGGTCTGGTTGGGCATCGTCAGTGCCTTGTTCGGTATATGGGACCTGGCACACACCGATTTCTGGGTGCATACGGTGCGGTTGCCGGACTACCTGGCGCAGGTGAAAGGCGTGCTTCCCAAGGACACCGATCCGGACACCCGGCTGCCATGGAACTTTTTTGGCGGCGAGGATGACTCCCGCCGGGCCGGCGGGCTGGTGGCCGCCCCGTTGGCGCAAGGGCAGTTCCTCGTCACTGCGGCACTGACCGCACTGGGTCTGTGGCAGCGGCGCTGGCCGTGGCGCGCCCTGCTGGTGTGCCTGGCGTTGCTGGCGGGCGTGTGGATGTCGGGCACGCGCGGGGCCATGCTGGCTGGCATCGTGGGGGTGCTGGGCTATCTGGTCAGTTCACGCGGACTGGTGCGATCGGCATGGGCACGGCTGCTGCTGGTAAGTGGCGTCGCGCTGATGCTGGCCGCCGCGTCCTACGGCATCGTGGTCACTGCCGTGAACTTTCGCGACGGCTCCACCATCGGCCACTGGTGGGCGCTGCAGCGCAATCTGGCTGATCTGCACCAGGTCGTGCTCTGGGGCGGTGGGTTGGGCCGGCAGGGTGCGGTGGCCGCACGCCAGGCGCTGACCGACCTGGGCGGCGGCGAAGGCGCCGTGTTCACCATCGCGTATCAGATGGGGCTACCGGCAGCGCTGTTGTTCCTGGCCTTTATCGGCTGGAGCCTGCACGTCCTGTGGCGCGCCTATCGCCAACACGACGACCATCTGGCGTTGGCGATGTTCTGGCTGCTGGTTGGCATGGCGACGACCTTGATCTCCTCCGACAACGCGATGACCGTGTCCGGCGCCGGCGGTTTCTGGCTACTGCTCGGAGGTGCCTTGCGTCACTGCCACTGCCTGCTGCTGTCCCGACGGCCGCTCGGGCGCACATACAGGGGCAATGCAACGCAGGCCGGACCTGCCGCCGACATGGCCGCGGGCTAAGCGATGCGCGTCTTGCACGTCTACAAGGATTTCGCACCCCATGGCGGTGGCGGTGGGGTGGCGCGCCATATCCATGGGCTGGCGGTGATCCTGACGCAGGCCGGCCATACGGTGCGGATCCTGGCACCGCTGAGCGACAGCGGCGTCTGGCCGCAGGGCTACGCGGTGGTCCGCGCGACGGCCTGGCAACTGTGGCACCACGTCGGCTGGGCCGATGTGGTGCATGTGCATGGTGCGCGCACACCCATTGCCGCCGCCGCCGCCGCAGTGGCCCGGCTGCGCGGCAAGCGTCTGATCTACACCCCGCACTGCTATTACGACGACGACCCTGCGATGAGCAAGCGCGTGCGCAAATGGTGCTGGGACCACCTCATCGAGAAGCCGCTGCTGCGAAGCGCGCAACCGACCGTGCTGTTATCCGCCTATTGGCTGAACTATCTCTCGCGACGTCGACTGTCGCCCAGACGGGCCCTGCTGCTACCCAATGCCGTGCTGGCTGCCGAGCAGTGCCTGCCCGCGACGGCACGCCCACCACTGGGCGGCACGCCTGCGCTGTTGTCGGTCGGTCGGCTGGATGCGGTCAAACGGCTGCAGGATGCGATCGCAGCGCTCACCGAGCCGACCATGGATGCGGCAGTGCTGCACGTGGTGGGTCGCGGACCGGATCGGGCACGGCTGGAGGCCTGTGCAGTGGCGTTGGGTGTTTCCGCACGCGTGCACTTCTACGGTTTCGTCAGCGATGCCGAGGTGGCGACGATGGCGGCGCTGGCCGATGTCTTCGTGCTGCCATCGGCGGTGGAAGGCATGCCGACCGTGCTGATCGAAATGCTGTTGCTCGGTTGCCCGGTGGTTGCCAGCGATATTCCCGGCAATCGCTCGATCCTTGCCCAGATCGGCCTGCAGGCGGCATTGCACCGGCTCGGCGACAGCGCAGCGCTGGCCGCCTGCATCGGCGTGCAGCGACAGCAGCGCATCGGGCCGGAGCGTATGGCGCACGTCCAGGCGGACTTCACCTGGGAAGGCCTGCGAGCGCAGGTGCTGACGCTGTACGATGGACAGGCCGCACAGGAACCCGCAACGTGAACAGACCACCTGCTCGCCTGTCCTTTTTCGG
The window above is part of the Xanthomonas cassavae CFBP 4642 genome. Proteins encoded here:
- a CDS encoding O-antigen ligase family protein; its protein translation is MKRAYLLLAVLLWVHLGDLLVAWLYHGGALPAAAMLRPLRDGTLIVLAGIALVTVRMPRALLTMILMFGLIALAYAPVGYAHGLPLGIVIGSLGTLLLPMLLVLAGYWCMPHRADFRQAARWLVWLGIVSALFGIWDLAHTDFWVHTVRLPDYLAQVKGVLPKDTDPDTRLPWNFFGGEDDSRRAGGLVAAPLAQGQFLVTAALTALGLWQRRWPWRALLVCLALLAGVWMSGTRGAMLAGIVGVLGYLVSSRGLVRSAWARLLLVSGVALMLAAASYGIVVTAVNFRDGSTIGHWWALQRNLADLHQVVLWGGGLGRQGAVAARQALTDLGGGEGAVFTIAYQMGLPAALLFLAFIGWSLHVLWRAYRQHDDHLALAMFWLLVGMATTLISSDNAMTVSGAGGFWLLLGGALRHCHCLLLSRRPLGRTYRGNATQAGPAADMAAG
- a CDS encoding glycosyltransferase family 4 protein, which translates into the protein MRVLHVYKDFAPHGGGGGVARHIHGLAVILTQAGHTVRILAPLSDSGVWPQGYAVVRATAWQLWHHVGWADVVHVHGARTPIAAAAAAVARLRGKRLIYTPHCYYDDDPAMSKRVRKWCWDHLIEKPLLRSAQPTVLLSAYWLNYLSRRRLSPRRALLLPNAVLAAEQCLPATARPPLGGTPALLSVGRLDAVKRLQDAIAALTEPTMDAAVLHVVGRGPDRARLEACAVALGVSARVHFYGFVSDAEVATMAALADVFVLPSAVEGMPTVLIEMLLLGCPVVASDIPGNRSILAQIGLQAALHRLGDSAALAACIGVQRQQRIGPERMAHVQADFTWEGLRAQVLTLYDGQAAQEPAT